A region of the Carya illinoinensis cultivar Pawnee chromosome 16, C.illinoinensisPawnee_v1, whole genome shotgun sequence genome:
TCACATATACTACGGGTCGGCAAAGAACTATAATTTAAGAGTACAATGGCTTGACTAGAGCTTTCATGCTCATTTTTGTATCAGTTTCTCAAAAATCACGAAGATACATTATTTGTATATTTCGAAAATTACAAACTAGGCCAGATGCTGAAGGTATGAAGCTTCTGATGGCATACTGAACCATTACATAAGTTTCATACCTTCAGCATCTGGTATGGTGGACATTCTAACTAAAAGAGTTCAGTAAGCTCTAAAAGGTTAGGGTGAAAACATTTGCCACAGTAAGAATCTTTTGTATCTGGTGCTTCgttaagaaaaaaggaaaatttgtAAGTCAAAGTAGCACACCGGTCCCCTAGAATTTCTAAAGATGATGACGTTCTTAACCCCGTTACATTCATAGAGTCTATGGTGGACATTCTAACTAAAAGAGTCCGGTAAGGCTCTAAAAGGCCGAGGGTGAAAGTTTATTACCTTTCCCCACTCAGAATCAAGTCCACTGCATCTCATCTTCAAATGTATCATCTTTGTTCCCAACTCTGTCTCCACTTTCTTCCGCAAATAGGTCTCATCGGGCCCAAATGCATCCAAATAAGTGTTGTAGCGATTGTAAACTGTTTGAAGTGCATTCTTAAGCTCATCTGACAAGGGCTTGACATCCTACAGAAGATTTGAGATCATCAAACTACAAGAACTGGACATACAGAAGAATGGAAGGTCAATTGTGTATACAGTTTACAATACCTCACCACTCAGTCCAATTGAGTCATCAATTTCCATCTTTAAAGTTACAAGGATACCACCAAATTCCTCAACTGCTTCGGCCGCACGGAAAACATTTGCCACAACCTCCTTGCCAGCTGTGTCGTCAGTGCTTTTAGACAATGCAGCCTTCACATCATGGACAACAGAGTTGGGAAGCTCATCCCAATTGGCAGCCAATAAATCCTTGAAGACACTGCGAAGCTCAGGGTCTTTTATGACTGGCATATGAGTTACATCTTCACTATAGAACCGCTTGCTTCTGCTGGCTATCGAAACAGAAGACAAGCAACCTGTGGATTTGCCCTATGAGTAACAAGTTCAGAACGTAAAATGCATGTCAACGTTATAACAATCAAATAATATGCCTACTGAGACCAACTAAAAGCTAACCCACTTTGCCAACTGTGGGAACAAACCGTTGCTCAGAGGTCCACATGCTGTATAGAGCATACAAGCAACACTAAGACTAAATTACTCACATCTCATTATACTCtgcataaataattttttgatggGCATACTACGCATAAAGTATTGTCCTAACACCCCAAAGAATACAAACTACAACCATTCATCAAACAATTTTCGTCACAGAATATAAGTATTACGAACTCTCGACCAACTTTAATTTCACGGAACTTTCACAGGGCATGTCCCAGCACTTGCCTATGATTACATGCACTGGAGAACTTTTATGGTACACTCTTCGCATAGAAATGTGCACACGTGGCCACAGACGAAAATATATAGTGTCACACTCTTATTGCAAGCCTTATGTACCTCCTGCGatttctgaaaaataaaaaatctttatttggTTTGAGGAGCAACTTCTTGCAGCTCACAAGCAACCACACGAATAAAACCGGGCCCCTGACTGAGCCGCCGTTCAGTAAGGAGATCATTAACGGTCATTAACGAGCttgaagaatgaaaaatgaacCAACCGAAACGGTAACAAAATCACAGGAAACGGATGCGAAGAAGAACGAGATCCGATTCATTCAGCAGGCCGCGCAATCCTAGGGCAAACTTTGCAATTTAAATAACCGATTTCAGCcggggaaattaaaaaaaaaaaaaaaatcagaaagtcGGACATGATTCTTCATAGGGGAAAGTAAAAGTCAAGAAAGATAAAAGCACCGGAGAGGGGGAAGTTGTGAGAGCCGGAAGGAGACGGAGATGTGAGACTGAAGAGGCTTCGAGTAGCGTCGTGGGTGTGGAGGTGGGAGCGGCGGAGGAGGAAGGTGTGGGTGACGCGGTAAGATCTGGAGCAAAGCGACCGGTATAGCGATCTTAGAGCCAACGTCTTGTCCATTTTTGGCTCTCTCACTCTGAAGAAGATGACGAGCAAGAAGACAGAAGAATTAGCAAAGCTTGAAGAGTGGGGCAGTGACACAACGCATAGCTTTGCGTGTCTTTCGTTAAGCGTGCCGAGCGAAAGACCTTATTTCACTGTTTCCTATATTTTTTTGGAGAGGAAAACGTTAATGTTATCAACGGCTTTTATagctgtgatttttttttaaaattttttttacttaataattaaataaatattttttaataatattataaattctcttatttttttaaatatttttaatgcgttaaaaaaatatacgtaaaaaaatcaaaaaacaaaaaatcttaaaaatacaaACAGGAGCTTTCAGCTGTGGGAGTAGTACTGTcctatttcttttgaaaaatgtttaGACCATCATTGGTAGCTCCCGCTTGGGGCTGTTACtggccattttttttattttattctttttgcttttgtttaataattaagtaattattgtttaataatattgtgaatatttaaaaaagaatatttagttgtaaaaaaaaaaatacataaaaaaagggtcaaaaataaaaacacatattaCAACTAGCAGTAGCTCCCCCTCCCAGCGGTAGCCGTTGTGCTTCATCCATTGTTCATTTTCACAAAACATATTATCttactttaattattataatttttttaaatttttatataaaataaaataaataatttaattttttaaaattttaatataaaaataatatattttaataatattttatttaattattaactttaatctcaattAATCTTATCTCTGAAAATAAAGGAAGTCTTAAATCAATTTCAATgacttttatattatataagaaatataaattattttaaaaagtagttTCATCTGATTATTACGTaaaaagaattgtaaaatacaATTAGCTATAGTAACCTGCTACTTGTTACATTAGACTACttcccatgaaaaaaaaaaaaaacagcgtttttattttctctccagCATCCATATCGTACAATCCTGAAAAATTTTTCGTTCATCGGGGGGAGGGGGTTTGGTGCTTCGGTTCCACCACCCACCTCCCCTCCTCGCCGGCCAAGgccttcttttccctttttctttattttttttcctttttttttagcttatttCCGGTTGCTCCGTTCAACTCTGTCGATCTACTACTTTCTAGCGGCCTAGGGCGAACACGCGACCTCTTTTCAGCTTCTCCTGGTGCCGATCGTCATTTTGGCGGAAGGTATCTTCCCATCAAGTGTCGCATTTGTCACACGCGCGGATTAAGCTGCGCATGGTTTTCACACACCGTCGTGCCTCGAGGAGCTTTCTGCCATCACGAGCGACAGTTTCGGGGTTTGCAGCATCAGATCTTTCAGATCCATCCAGTCTTGTCTCTCTAGATGTGGTGCGTGGCCTGCACGCGCCGCCATCGCCGATTCCGCCAGCTCGCTGGAGTTTCGACACAGTTTTCGGATGCTACATTATGTTTCTACTTTTCCTAACTAAAGATCAAGTAAAAGTGAATGTGATAGTTCCTTCTAGTCAGTTCAGACCAACATGTTGCAGCACAACCTTCTTCACTGCGGCTTCCAGCTGCAGTTTTATAGTCTGTTTATCAGACTATTTTAAAACCGTCACCAAGCAGTATTCCCCTTGTGGGAATTGGGTGGGAGCTATTTGTTTGGTTCCGATCACCccctttgttttttccttttgtgttATAATGTGTGTTGGCTTTGGGAAGACTGTAGGGGACTCCCACCCCATCAAACTTGTATCTTGTTTCTATTAGTTTATCTATAAATGTTCTATTtgctaagagaaaaaaaaaaaaaacctgccaCTTGTTACTATTCAtcctataattttatttatttatttatatttcatttacttcctcatttacttttattttgatttgtacCATGTAAGCAAagtctttttataattcatcatttaaaacacatatatttcattttcttctcaaaaaatatcttgaaaatatttttaaaccaattttttcatatttttattttatttttaatttttatttaacttgtatatttttattttacgtgtATAGGATCGAAGTATTTTAcgttatatataaaaacaaattacaaataaaaaaaatatattgatattgtaaatttcttggtagaaaggaaatatttaaaaagaataaaaaaagattatttaaattatacgaagaaaaaatagataaactaatatatgatatattgtaaaagtcaatatataaaatagaaaaaataaattttgatgatatattttaaataataggaTAAAGAATCCATTAAGAGTGCCTCATCATTCTCATGAATAGCCAAACCCAAacctttattttaattaatatgaaataaatctttataatagattatctatttttttattatataataataaaataatattaatttatttttttaatttttaattttatcatattgtaCCATTTTAGATATTGAGAGGCAAAGAAATGATAGAGCTAGGGGTGTACACGAAACCGGCAAACCGGCCGTGACCGACTCAGACCGGCCGCCGGAGACcggaaccggccgaaaccgcCAAGGAACCGGTTGGCGGTCAGCAGCGATTTAGCAAAACCGACGTTCGTCGGTTCGGTCGCGGTTTGAGGCCGGCTCAAACCGCTAAACCGGCCGAcaacataaacatatatattttttaatttatacctaaataaaacgacgccgttccactaagtggaacggcgtcgtttgattctgttatgataaaacacatgtaaacgacgccgtttgtatTAAagcaaacggcgccgttttatcTATgataacgaaaaaaaaaataagtagaacGACGCCGTTGGATTTaaaaccaaacggcgtcgttttgatctccttcttcctccttctttttcttcccccgATTCTcacagcttctctctctctctcctctgtaactctctctctctctactctctccgaGCACCAGCGCCGCTAGAGGAACCGACAACCGATCGAGAACCGCCAGAGAACCGCTGGAGTAGATACGGACGGTTTTCCTCCCCCCCATCGACCGGTTACGGTCGGTTGCTCCGGTGAATCTCACCTCATCGGTCGGCGTCGGTTTTACCCAAAAACCGCGCCGATgaggtcggttttcacccctagatAGAGCAGATGAAGACTTTAGAGGGAAAGAAGCGGGAAGTACTTGGGAGAGAGAATATCAAGAGAAGGTGAGAAAgggttcaaaaaaataataaaatttagattTGATCATTCTACAGTATCAATCAAATATGACTTTTGTTTTCAATATACTATAGTTAAAGTTTATTGTAGATACTGAATCAGCCAATTTCTTATCCTTAATAGCCATTTGAGGCATTTTATTTACATATGGCTATTCTAGACTTTGCTAGatgcagtcggcaaatgcagtcggcatgcaaacggctgtacggaatgaataaaaaaaaattataaaaataatttttttttcataattgtacagaataaataaaaaaaagttataaaaataaatttttttttcatataggtcccatattaatttatttttttcaaagcgactgcacgccgactgtatttgccgactgcaaaaatcatttctctggCTACTCTAATGAGAATGCTTTAACTTCAAACcatatgattatttattaaaacaatataaaaatagaaacaaaacagaaataaaatgaatttaaaaattttattttttatacttttagaagttattttattttaaatatattttttatcttttaataaacTATGTGTCACACCCATACGACAAAATGAACCATAGACGGCACAATAGCAATCCTTTTCTTTTGATCAATATTttcggtattttttttttattgaatagaCTTTTTTGAGTTGGAGGTTTCCTCcccatatttaaaatattatcttgtatttttttttttatcacgtgaaaagtatatattttttttaaatcaaagagTACatgataacttttttaaattaaaatttttaaaaataatatataaattgacacaaatcttttataaaaaaataaattcaatagaataaattaatttttttataataaaatctactatttttaaaaaatatttaagagagGCTAATATATTTTGAGTCCGTACAAATTATTAATCTTGTAAAAAATACGTACATGGTACtcaatagaattatttttattataaatatgaaaaggCCACTGCTGAATTTTTGGTCTTAACTTTTCTCCAACCTAATTTAAAAGAAAGTTgtctttcttaaattttattgggCTTGATTTTGGTAAGCTCAGTCTAATTGATCCCATCAAGACCTCTAGGCCTATGTTGGGCCATGTTTTCCAagtattcttattttaaaataatatttataattatagtatGTACAAATCATgcacacatttaaaaaaaaaaagatgaattttaaatttatagaaaaaattaattttttttaatgataggcttcgtttttttaaaatagtatacGAAACTTGCGCAGCTAAGACTATATACTCTTCATTGTTGCTATCATTGCTTCGACGCATCACACCTGGAACCTCACACACCATATAATGAAAGCAAAAATGAAACCATCCGAGAATTCAGAGCTAAAGAGAAGGACAGTAGATATGGGTTATCATGAAGGGCAAGGTGGAATCTAAAAGTTACTAAGACAGGCAAATAAATTACAACGAGAGAATTATTTTGTCTACACAGAAATcctataaaaatgattttacagACTGATGTGTCGAtctattttcttataaattgaattttttaattaactacCAAGAGTATTAAGTTAGCATATAACTTACTGTTgctaatatttcatattttaaatggaTCATCCATCACTTCTCATCTCTACTTTTGTCTCCAAAGCTTGAACTTTCCCGTGTCATCCATTTTCACTTTTTCATCTCCACACTTCATCAGTTCATCATCAGCTCACAAAACTCAAAAATAGTAGAGGTGAACCAAAATCCATTTGTCAGTGATGAGGAAGGTTACAAACTTAAATAAAGATAGGCAAACAATAACAGAATTAATTTGTCTACCCAGAAATCctacaaaaatgattttaagtgcTGATGTGTCAATAAATTTTCTGATATGTTAAACTTTTTAGTTAACATTTCACCATGTTTGCAGAAgagtttattttttgggtaAGTTTGACACACAGATTGAAGTGGCAATCCAAGGAAGTGTCTAGTTTTGGAAGTTGGCACAGACAATTTGTTAAAACTATAACTAATGATGGAAGTAGTGTGCAGTCAATATAAAGCTATGATGTTAGGAAGTGAAAACTCTTCTTGTCAAGACTCATCTCTACTTCTAGGACTGCTAAGAAAATCAGAACACACACAATGAGACCTTAGAACTCCATAAATTAGTTATCAGATAAACCCCCTCAGGCGTTCAAGCATGCAAGCCAATCAAAGGTAAAAACCTGAAAATCGAAAGGTCTGACTGTTATTTGAGCATGAAGTTAACCAGATGTATACAAACCCGAGTCGTGGACGTAATTCTTCAACTGTTCCCTAGTTTACCTATTTTTAAGAAGAGATATAGGAATATGAAAAGCAGCTCCATGTTACTTGTTAGTAGTCACTGTTGCTAGTTTCCTCTTGCCTTTTCCAAGTCGGGAAGATCTGTCAATACATTTACCTTCCATATCAGAACAGAGGAAAaagaacataaaataaataaaataaaataacaaatacggttaaaagcaaaacaaaaaagtgAAAAGATAACAAGACATATGGACATTTAACAAAAATAGTAATAGCCAACacatttattattagaaaaaagCTACCCAGCCTCCGTTTTGCTTAACGCACGCCACACTTTTGTCACAGCCCCCAGGAGATTTGCCCGGGACCACGCCTCGGCACGACCCATGGAGGGTcaggacagtcacatggctagtttgcttgcatgccttggctcaaACCATGACACGCAGCAGGTGAGCATGGAGGCTACTGACCGTGAGCAGACCATGCGTGCCCTTGAGCGTGCATCTGCGCGCATGCATGAGTGCCCCCACACCACCTAGCAAGGCCAGTGGTGTGCCCCCACAGGCACGCCATCCAGCGCACTactccagcccgtgccttgcagagtaggttagtggcatgcctcgcggcgtgccatccagcgcatggctccagcccatgccttgcggAGCAAgtcagtggcatgcccaccGGGCATGtcatccagcgcatggctccagcccatACCTTGCAGACTCAGCGCCCAGGCCACCAGCCTGGCCCATGCCATGCACCATCATGACTTGccttcagcaagccatgcccatcatgccgtgcaccaccatggctcacctTCAACAAGCCATGCCCACCATGGCTCACCACCCATCAAGCCATGACCGCACCACCTGACCATGGACCAACCTGACCATCGTGCACCacctagcccaccatgggccatgcatgccacggctagccttggtccatggccattatcttgttatttattttatttatttaatttgctttattcatttattttctagggatctattgggggtttccaatttgtttttcttataaataggacctcCTTCATTTGCTTGAGGATCTTTTGGAAAAACCCTAGAGGGAAGACTATTGTTTGAGAGATCATAAACTGGTGCCTTTGCACTTAGGCTTTTTggttgcaattcgtgaatcccaaaaagagaatcacactttgcaattcttcgaataagtgtgattcaatTTATATTGTTcttgcaacttggtgcaattcgtgaatccaagttgtgtttatcaatatatgaggttgattcattacttgtgcaattcgtgaatcaagtATTGATTTATCCTTTTATGtgtttgttcattcaagttcattagtattttgctattgttcttgagtgttctttattttgttcttgagtgatcttcattgttcatgcatgttcttcATTGTGTTCATGCGTGTTCATCATTGTTTTTGAGGTGTTCATATCATAATTTGCTTATCCAATCCGTCCAACCCCTCAAAATCGCCCACCATAGGGTTTGTCAACTTTCCATATTGGTTTGCTCCATCTTTCATGCCTTAGTCGCCCACCCCAATTGCCAATCAAGGTTCCTATAATTTATGAACCCTAGTTGACTCATTCCATACTCCATAGTCGGCCATACACATCATCCATGATATCCCAAGATTTTAGGAGAGTCATTTCCAAGATTTGAGGGAAATCATCTTCCAAGATTTTAGAAAACTTCCTAAAATCTCTCGTCCATCAAATTTCGGCCAGCCCTAGCCATTCACTTCACATCACTCATCTTCAATCCTAGCCACCCATCTTAccttttccaaaccctaaacaaaTCATCCAAACCCTGAGCCTATCTTCCAAGTGGCGCCTACACCATAGCACTCACTAGTGCCGTGCGCCCATCACCCTTGAACCACACCATCACTCTTTATCttccatcactccatacacCCATCTTAGCCTAAACATTTAACCCACCATCCCCAAGTGGTCATATTGACCACATTTGCACGTGAGCCAAGCAAGAGAGGAACCAAGGTTCGGTCATCACAAGGCCACCATTGGCGTGGAGGACTTGGTGTTTTGGGTCTAGACCGAGGACCCCAACAACTCCTTCCATGTCACGatttattatcaaaataaaCCGGGTTGCCCTTTACTCTTGCCACGCACTCTCTCTTCTCCAGAGTTCTTCAATCTGACGCCCTCACTTCAAACTCTTCtccctcttcttcatctcccCTAATTGCAGCTATCCTCCACCATTACTGTGAGACTCTTCTCTCTCACCCATCGCCCTTCACGTCTCTCTCCCTTGAACGAAGACCCATCTCTCTCACCGGTTTATTGGCTACATCTCTCCATCATAGACGTCAATAACCCAAGGTGAGAACCTCTCCATCtcaatctctctccctctctatggATTTTGGTACTTTTAAATGTCTTAGCTCGTCTTTCAAGATAGTCTATTAGATGGTAAATtgctgatttttgttttttttttgtctgttTACTGTTTTGGCTTTGAGGAATTGTGGGTGGTTTCGTGATTTAAGCTTTGTCATGATAAGGGGTTTTTCTCTAATATTGATTGGGTTGGTTTGATGGCCTGTTTGATTTTCATCTCCCCCTTAATTTATCTATCTTGCTGTGAAGTTTCACCAGAAAACTACTCTGTATATGATTGAAGTGCTAATTTATCTCTGAAACTATGTCATGTGATTTATTAGTTCTTAGATTTACCTTTGTCGGCAGAGATAGCAAAGCCAGACGGCGGTGAAACTAGAAGACGGACGATGATGGTGTCGGTAGCAAGAatgtgggaggagagagaggggaggggggggggaatGCGAGGAAGACGTAGATGGGAGAAGAACGCTGGGGGTGGGTGGGATATTGAATTT
Encoded here:
- the LOC122299234 gene encoding succinate dehydrogenase subunit 5, mitochondrial-like isoform X2, whose translation is MRRVYHKSSPVHVIIGCLSSVSIASRSKRFYSEDVTHMPVIKDPELRSVFKDLLAANWDELPNSVVHDVKAALSKSTDDTAGKEVVANVFRAAEAVEEFGGILVTLKMEIDDSIGLSGEDVKPLSDELKNALQTVYNRYNTYLDAFGPDETYLRKKVETELGTKMIHLKMRCSGLDSEWGKITVLGTSGLSGSYVEHRA
- the LOC122299234 gene encoding succinate dehydrogenase subunit 5, mitochondrial-like isoform X1, which encodes MDKTLALRSLYRSLCSRSYRVTHTFLLRRSHLHTHDATRSLFSLTSPSPSGSHNFPLSGCLSSVSIASRSKRFYSEDVTHMPVIKDPELRSVFKDLLAANWDELPNSVVHDVKAALSKSTDDTAGKEVVANVFRAAEAVEEFGGILVTLKMEIDDSIGLSGEDVKPLSDELKNALQTVYNRYNTYLDAFGPDETYLRKKVETELGTKMIHLKMRCSGLDSEWGKITVLGTSGLSGSYVEHRA